The following coding sequences lie in one Tichowtungia aerotolerans genomic window:
- a CDS encoding nitrite/sulfite reductase produces the protein MPAKPDLTQVERDKLEIDPDFDFREIAKRPFEDITPNELAMFKWSGVYHQLQTSFFMIRVVTPGGLMTTEQFNRAVDLAEKYGQDELCITTRQTLQFHWIRQEDIYKIIEGMAEVGITTKNGCGDVPRNIIGSSLASVAQEQVGDSQKLIRMFADDDEIQNQRNLPRKHKISVAFANEAGAQTLMNCQGWVPVERDGIVGWKFHAGGGLGARPYLAKVIFDWVPEELVLDVTRATVEAFRRHGDRRKRAHARLKVVVDRMGADKFADVLLDIMNERGIQGLETIEKAKSSLPNIGKSILNGQQVLPQKQDGKSVVRVMIPRSELKTDRSRILSRLADELGGGKMMFTNRQNLELHDVPNENVDALLIELHKEGFRTEGHEQLPDIVACVGTTVCKLAVADSPDAYHRLYDALAPDEDYWKKIGPLRINITGCPNNCAHAWIADIGLRGKRIRNDDGGSDEGYVVFVGGKLSEAGKIGEELCDIRTSEVVPALRRILDIYLENRTGDEEAFSDFCARVGIEKFRELVA, from the coding sequence ATGCCGGCAAAACCAGACTTAACACAGGTTGAGCGTGATAAGCTTGAAATCGATCCGGATTTCGACTTTCGCGAAATCGCCAAGCGGCCTTTTGAGGACATCACTCCGAACGAGCTGGCCATGTTCAAGTGGAGCGGGGTCTATCATCAGCTCCAGACCAGTTTTTTCATGATTCGCGTGGTGACTCCCGGCGGACTGATGACGACGGAGCAGTTCAACCGCGCCGTCGATCTCGCTGAGAAATACGGGCAGGATGAGCTGTGTATCACCACCCGCCAGACTCTGCAGTTCCACTGGATTCGCCAGGAAGACATCTATAAAATCATCGAAGGCATGGCGGAAGTCGGCATTACCACCAAAAACGGCTGCGGCGATGTGCCGCGCAACATTATCGGTTCTTCACTGGCCAGTGTGGCGCAGGAACAGGTCGGCGATTCGCAGAAGCTGATCCGCATGTTTGCTGATGATGACGAAATCCAGAATCAGCGCAATCTGCCGCGCAAGCACAAGATCAGCGTGGCTTTCGCCAATGAAGCGGGGGCCCAGACACTGATGAACTGTCAGGGCTGGGTGCCGGTTGAGCGCGATGGTATTGTCGGCTGGAAGTTTCATGCGGGCGGCGGTCTCGGTGCGCGGCCGTATCTCGCCAAAGTGATTTTTGACTGGGTTCCGGAAGAGCTGGTGCTCGATGTGACCCGCGCAACAGTCGAAGCGTTCCGCCGGCACGGCGACCGCCGCAAGCGCGCTCACGCCCGCCTGAAAGTGGTGGTTGATCGCATGGGGGCCGACAAATTTGCCGATGTTCTGCTCGATATCATGAACGAACGCGGTATCCAGGGATTGGAAACAATCGAAAAAGCGAAGTCGTCGCTTCCAAACATTGGAAAATCCATCCTGAACGGCCAGCAGGTTCTGCCTCAGAAACAGGACGGCAAAAGTGTTGTTCGTGTGATGATTCCTCGATCCGAACTGAAAACCGATCGTTCGCGTATTTTGTCGCGTCTGGCCGATGAGCTCGGTGGCGGTAAAATGATGTTCACCAATCGTCAGAATCTGGAACTGCATGATGTGCCGAATGAGAACGTCGACGCTCTTCTCATTGAACTGCATAAAGAAGGGTTTCGTACTGAGGGTCATGAGCAGCTTCCGGATATTGTTGCCTGCGTTGGAACCACGGTGTGCAAACTGGCGGTTGCTGATTCGCCGGACGCCTATCATCGTCTTTACGACGCATTGGCGCCGGATGAAGACTATTGGAAAAAAATCGGTCCGCTTCGCATCAATATCACCGGCTGCCCGAACAATTGCGCTCATGCGTGGATTGCCGATATTGGATTGCGCGGCAAACGCATCCGCAACGATGACGGCGGCAGCGACGAAGGCTACGTGGTATTCGTTGGCGGCAAGCTCAGCGAAGCCGGAAAAATCGGCGAAGAGCTTTGCGACATCCGAACTTCGGAAGTGGTACCGGCTCTGCGGCGTATTCTCGATATTTATCTCGAGAACCGAACGGGCGACGAGGAAGCATTTAGCGACTTCTGCGCGCGGGTCGGTATTGAAAAATTCAGGGAGTTGGTTGCATGA
- a CDS encoding phosphoadenylyl-sulfate reductase: MEKYQQLFSDIDPKDAQAILARAIDHFGERITMATSFQLGGLALLDMVHKLGKEIRVFSLDTGRLPEETYECSERVRLKYGIQVEWVFPKHEAVEKLERGKGLYSFKESVENRKECCGIRKVEPLTRVLQGYDAWITGRRMDQSETRKELNIVEEDPVHPGKIKVNPLVHWNQGDLWFYVEENKVPHNRLYDEGYLSIGCECCTRPCSEGEDERAGRWWWEHPEHKECGLHLRGGAGI, translated from the coding sequence ATGGAAAAATATCAACAGCTTTTCTCAGATATTGACCCGAAAGATGCTCAAGCCATTCTGGCTCGGGCAATTGACCATTTCGGGGAGCGCATCACGATGGCAACCAGTTTTCAGCTGGGAGGTCTGGCTTTACTCGATATGGTGCATAAGCTTGGAAAGGAAATTCGGGTGTTTTCACTCGATACCGGCCGTCTGCCGGAAGAAACCTATGAGTGTTCCGAACGTGTTCGGCTGAAGTACGGAATTCAGGTGGAATGGGTTTTCCCGAAACACGAAGCGGTAGAAAAACTGGAGCGCGGAAAGGGACTTTATTCGTTTAAGGAAAGCGTGGAGAACCGCAAGGAATGCTGCGGCATTCGCAAGGTTGAGCCGCTCACCCGCGTGCTGCAGGGATATGATGCGTGGATTACCGGCCGGCGGATGGACCAGAGTGAAACACGTAAAGAGCTCAATATTGTTGAAGAGGATCCGGTGCATCCCGGCAAAATCAAGGTTAACCCGCTGGTTCACTGGAACCAGGGCGACCTCTGGTTTTATGTGGAGGAAAACAAAGTTCCGCACAACCGACTGTATGACGAAGGCTACTTATCCATCGGTTGTGAGTGCTGCACACGTCCCTGCAGTGAAGGGGAAGACGAGCGCGC
- a CDS encoding FAD-dependent oxidoreductase → MKELLSDAQSLIESGQYEEAVALLCRLGPPEDARVCELIAKAYHGRNYARGDVHTARVFAEQAIAHGSADPLMKELIDASKRLDAPLGHDLKKSTWKVGGPKEKRPEAEAPYSFVALSKLNGKADQPKDFQWLEKNIPCQKACPASTDIPGYLSAIYEGDHEKAYRINLRDNVFPAVLGRVCARPCESACRHGWEGLGDPVAICFSKRSAADFGGQEPVLMEKYFPASGKSVAVIGSGVAGLAAARQLALLGHDVTVYEKHDKPGGMMNQGIPVFRLPRDIIEKEIGQIEALGVKIICNAEIGKTVGLEELTEQNDAVVLAAGTLRPNLLKLPGSDLKGIRHGLEFLLEVNETGKTDIGEHVVVIGGGFTAMDCARTARRLGAATVQIEEELADKTAVSGSILRIPKGKVRVWYRRSVDEMLVTPGELEELEKEHIPLETMVSPKEYVGENGRIKAIRFVRTELGEPGLDGRRRPVDVAGSEFDIPADTILLATGQFPDTSWIEGALKNDLVEEDGWLRSGTACTTVRDKIFAAGDFATGASSLIQAIGHAKQCAREVDQFLTGRQRLKDVAVIEDVEETGRIREMDFVGLQPMSNIDLTHRDLTNEVETGFETETSRDEAQRCYQCHYKFEIDSDKCIYCDWCVKAKPRPDCILKLSKLKYNPDGTVAGWDIAETQDDVNLIWINQEDCIRCGACVDACPVDAISIQKVSLQTVPV, encoded by the coding sequence ATGAAAGAGCTGCTGAGTGACGCACAATCACTGATTGAGTCCGGACAGTATGAAGAGGCGGTGGCGCTTCTTTGCCGGCTCGGCCCGCCGGAGGATGCTCGGGTTTGTGAACTGATTGCAAAGGCCTATCACGGCCGCAACTATGCCCGTGGCGACGTGCACACGGCCCGTGTTTTCGCCGAGCAGGCGATCGCCCACGGCAGTGCCGATCCGCTGATGAAAGAGCTGATCGATGCATCTAAACGCCTCGATGCTCCGCTGGGTCATGATCTTAAAAAGTCGACGTGGAAAGTTGGTGGCCCAAAAGAAAAACGTCCGGAAGCGGAAGCGCCCTATTCGTTTGTGGCGCTGTCGAAGCTCAACGGGAAGGCGGATCAGCCAAAGGATTTCCAATGGTTGGAAAAAAATATTCCGTGCCAGAAAGCCTGTCCGGCTTCAACGGATATTCCGGGATATCTTTCGGCGATTTATGAGGGCGATCACGAAAAAGCTTATCGCATTAATCTGCGCGACAATGTCTTTCCCGCGGTACTCGGCCGCGTCTGCGCGCGGCCGTGCGAAAGCGCCTGCCGTCACGGCTGGGAGGGCCTCGGCGATCCGGTGGCGATTTGTTTCTCGAAGCGCTCGGCTGCCGACTTCGGAGGGCAGGAGCCGGTCCTCATGGAAAAGTATTTTCCGGCGAGCGGAAAATCTGTCGCGGTGATCGGCAGCGGTGTCGCCGGGCTGGCAGCGGCGCGGCAGCTCGCGCTGCTGGGACACGATGTAACGGTTTATGAAAAACACGACAAGCCGGGCGGCATGATGAATCAGGGCATTCCGGTGTTCCGGCTTCCGCGCGACATCATTGAAAAAGAGATTGGGCAGATTGAAGCGCTCGGCGTGAAGATTATCTGTAATGCTGAGATCGGAAAAACGGTGGGGCTCGAAGAACTGACCGAACAGAATGATGCCGTTGTTCTGGCGGCCGGAACGTTGCGCCCGAATCTGCTGAAGCTGCCGGGCAGTGACCTGAAGGGCATTCGGCACGGACTTGAATTTTTGCTCGAAGTTAATGAAACCGGCAAAACTGATATCGGTGAGCACGTTGTTGTGATCGGCGGCGGTTTTACGGCGATGGACTGCGCGCGTACAGCGCGCCGTCTTGGCGCGGCGACGGTGCAGATTGAAGAGGAGCTGGCGGATAAAACGGCGGTTTCCGGATCAATCCTGCGCATTCCAAAAGGCAAGGTGCGCGTCTGGTACCGACGTTCTGTCGATGAAATGCTGGTGACGCCCGGCGAGCTCGAAGAGCTGGAAAAAGAGCATATTCCGCTCGAAACGATGGTGAGTCCCAAAGAGTACGTCGGAGAAAACGGTCGTATTAAAGCCATCCGTTTTGTTCGCACCGAACTCGGCGAACCCGGCCTAGACGGCCGCCGCCGTCCGGTGGACGTCGCGGGCAGTGAGTTCGATATTCCGGCCGATACCATTTTGCTGGCGACCGGGCAGTTCCCGGACACGTCATGGATCGAAGGTGCTCTAAAAAATGACCTGGTGGAAGAGGACGGCTGGCTCAGAAGCGGAACCGCCTGCACGACGGTGCGGGATAAGATTTTTGCCGCCGGCGATTTTGCAACCGGTGCGAGCTCATTGATTCAGGCGATCGGTCACGCCAAGCAGTGCGCCCGCGAGGTCGACCAGTTCCTGACCGGAAGACAGCGGCTGAAAGATGTCGCAGTGATTGAAGACGTTGAGGAAACCGGCCGGATTCGGGAGATGGATTTTGTCGGCCTTCAGCCGATGTCGAACATCGACCTGACGCATCGCGACCTGACCAACGAGGTGGAGACCGGTTTTGAAACCGAAACTTCCAGGGATGAGGCGCAGCGCTGCTATCAGTGCCACTACAAGTTCGAGATCGATTCGGATAAATGCATTTACTGCGACTGGTGTGTGAAAGCCAAACCGCGGCCGGACTGTATTCTGAAACTCAGCAAGCTGAAGTATAATCCGGACGGCACGGTTGCCGGCTGGGACATTGCCGAAACGCAGGACGATGTCAATCTGATCTGGATTAATCAGGAGGACTGCATTCGCTGCGGCGCCTGTGTGGATGCCTGTCCGGTCGATGCCATCAGCATTCAGAAGGTGTCCCTGCAAACCGTACCCGTTTAA